The following is a genomic window from Nymphaea colorata isolate Beijing-Zhang1983 chromosome 3, ASM883128v2, whole genome shotgun sequence.
GCCGTCTAGGCAGATCCCGTCAGCCGACGTTTCCTTTCTTGGGACAATTTATTGGCGAACCTGCAGATACAAAAATTTACATAAGTAATCATAGGACGCACTCAATTTCAGTAGTTAATTAATCTAAGCTCCCCACAATGCATGAAAGTAATCAAGAACAAAAACCATCAATTTATATACCTCACAAGGGCGTCCTTGTTGGTGCCCTCATCCTGGGCAGGTTCGAACCCGCCGGTCTCCAAGTTCACACGTGAAACTGGTTTGTTCAGCAAGGCTTCACCGGCCTTCACCAAGTTGGCAAGGTTTTCCTTGGTTGACTTATCAACCGATGATTCATCCCAGGTCAAACGATCATGCTGTTATATATAGATACTCAATAGTTAGAGATTGCACCAAATGGTGCACAATATCATATATGTTTTCAGATAACCTCGATTAAATTGCAGTTCCATACTTTTATCCTCTTTCTGAAAGTAGACAATTCAATTTCACAGTAAATAATACCTGGATGCGCAAATAGTTTTTCTCTGAACCAGTTGCTTGGAAGACGACGGAGAGATGGAAATCAACCATGTCACCACTTGATTGAGTGAAAGTGTCGATCAAAGGGCTGCTCCCACCATTCACCAACCATCCCAACATTCCCCACTTTGCAGCCGATTCAGCATTGTATCTGTGCTCATCTTTGGCTGAGCCTGTCCCGATGGAGATGACTAAAAATCTTCCATAGTCTGTGGGCTTAACTGCGaaaaaatctggattttgttgCACCATTTCAGAAGAAACTTCACTCACCGCCACCAATGTCTGCGTGTTCAgataaaagggaaaagaagtTAATGGCTAATGAGGTAAATGCGAGAAAGATGAACTCTGACACGCATGCGACAAACACAGGAGCGAACGCTTTTCACGTTGTAGTTCAAAATTAGAGCTAAACACTCTTTTTTCATTAATAATTTGATTAACATGGTTAAGATGGCCAAGAATCAATCTCAGCTTCTAATCTTCTTTTAGACGAAAAGGGTGCTTTTCATTTAATTATCTACCCAAATTGAAATAGCACTGACATAATTTATGCAATTAGTTCTTGAATGCTTGAATATTAAAAAGACTTAAATTTGCTAATAGGCAAGTGAAACCAAGAGTCACTGACAGCCTTTGACTTGGCGCcaatgcaaattttcacaatacACTTTTGACTATGCTATTCgaaaaaataatgtttgttGTCAGCTCGAGCACCTTTaagttttctttgttaaatCTAACTACTTAGGCGGACTCCATGTCTGAAAATgctgcaaataaaaaaaaaatattgaaatctgTGTAGTGCTTACCGGATTATTCGCACAAACGCCCCCGTCAATAAGGTCGAAGCTCCTAATAGTCTCTCCCTTTTCGTTCTTTGTTTCAAAGTGGTGAGCAGGGAGGAAGGTAGGGGCGGCTGATGTGCTGATGCATATATCAGAGAGTAAGGCGTCTTTGGTGGGATCCCTTTTCAACTGCGCAGAATCAGAGGAGCCAAAGACATCAATTGATCATTTCCTCCAGTATCACTTACATGATAAGATGTATATGGCCATGACCGTGACAATTTCTAACCTTATAAGAGGAGAAGATGACTGGCTGAAGATATTTGATGTCAAAGGTGGGAATGACCACATTGGTTAGAGTTTGGTGCAATTTGGTGTCCCCAAGCTTGTCTTTCACGAGCTTGTGCAGATATTTACCATCATATTTTGGTCCAGTCAATCCAGCTACTGGCTTCTGGATGACGCTCAATGGGTCACTGCATCACATCAAACAAATAGTGGTTAATTAATCTAAGATCGCATGTAGATTTCATGACTCATGCTTATGAATaagctttcttttcttttcgtttcttgtttgtattttcttttctttaattttgcaACACGAGGTTTTACCGTGACCAGCCCTTTCCAGTTGCCTATGGCTACTTCGGCTTATTGAGAACGTGGGGCCTTCACCTTGGAGTTTTTTTGTGTCTGGAGAGGAGATAAGCCTACCTGGACTGGGGGAAAATCTTGGGGCAGTTTTCGAGATAAAAGGGGATGATATCCTTGGCTGCATAAAGGGGTCGGTTGTCTGCACCAGGAGCAGTGAGCATGGCGGTCACCAGACCACCGGTGCTAGTCCCTGTTATGACGTCGAAGTAATCAGCAATTCTGGCGTTCTCTCCATCCAATTTCTGCTCATGAGAAGGAAGACAATTTTTCAGTCAGCTTGCATGTACGtacataatatatttttctccttATGATAGATCAAAGATAAAGAGCACCATGTATGAAATTAGTAATAAACAGTCACCTAGCTATACTTATCCATGAAGAAATCTACGATTATTATGCAGTGTGTAAGTTAGTAAGCAATTAGTACCTGAAGTTCTGATTCAAGGAAGCGCAGGATGGCGCCTGGAATGATGCCTCTGACACCACCACCATCGATGCTCAGAATGGTGATGAGTTTACCATACGCTGGTGGCTGGATGGGCTGCACTGGCGCTGTGGCTGCCATTGATccaaaagagagatagagagagatttGCTGTGGCTCTAAAACTTCAGTACTATGTCTAAAGCTAAGCAAGATTGTTCAGAGGCCcagaggaaaaagaggaaacttTGCAGTTTGTTGTAAAGAGCTAGTTTGCTTGCGGTATGGGTGAGGCTGCGAAGGCTCAATAGTTTAGTATTTATAGAGCGAGAATATGGGAAGGGAAGTTCCTTTCCCCTcacaagaagagagaaaggtagATGGTATTTGGGATGACAAAGAACTTGGAATGACGACTTTTTCAACAGTCAAGCATGGCGGGTTCCGTGTCCGTCACTAAAACGTCCCAGTTGTGAGACTTTCCCACTTATTGCACTTCCCACTCATCATCATTACCTGAAAGACAAAAACGTTTAATTGCCGTGGTTCCGAATTTGGAAAAAGCTAAGGGTGGCCGCTCAACTTTCCTACGCccgaaaatgatttttttttttttaggtcgAAATATGGATGACTTAATATCTATGAATTTGCAGAGATCGGCGAGATATTTGCAAAGGACAGTTGATATAATCTATTTTATGTTGATACcatttcttttggaaaatgCATTAAGTCGGTCTCCTTTTGCGATTGATTCGAGCCGATCcaataataatatttaaaatcttttgaaaatatttatgcAGATGGGATACTTCATACTTATGTTTTGAACCAGAATTTTGAAAACCGAAAAATTTTCAAAGCTTATGAAATCTTGTCTATACATTTAAAAGTTACTTGTTACCCTTGTTATTGTTTCAGGAGCTGAGGCAGATTAACAAAATACTGTGTTACACAAAAAGGCAGATTAATAAAATACTGTGTCACACAAAAATATGATCTGCCGAAAGATGGGACAGATATATACAAACTTGTTTCCATTGTTAAATGGCCTCTTCTTAACTACGTAATGTTGCCTGTCTAGATCGATTTGGTGCAATTTTTTCCTTCGAGCTAGCTTGCTCGTTGAATTGGGGCACCTTATTCGGAAGTCTTCACGCGGCGGGGCCTGACCATTTCCATAGGAACGGAGGGAGCTGACGATCCGCTTTCAATCCCCCTCTTCTTTCAACGAAGCAGATTCTTTTTCGGAAGCAGGGTCTGTTCGGAATTGATTGAAGAGTACTActaaaagacaaagaaagaactATACACTGTATCCTTCGATTAATCCATCCTGTAACGCCTTCAAAAACCCATCTGGAgccatatatgcatatatcgtggattttttgcaaatttaaaatgttttggatGTGAATATCGTTATAGGAGACGAGTAATATTCATCAAACACAGGAAGCTGGTTAGACCAACCagtaatctctccctctctctcttaaactgaaaatgaaagagcAACAGCTGTTTCTGAAAATAGTTGTAGCCAAGTTCTGCAAAACCATGAATTCATTTTAAGCGGAGTTTGACCCATCGCCCAGAAAAACGCCGAAGCCTCCACCCAACCACTCGTTCTAAGTTGGGTTTCAAGGCCGAAGCCTCCACCCAGCCACTCGTTCCAAATTGGGTTCCAAGTATGAATTCATTGTCAAAATGCATGCTATTGCGAGCCAATTCTGACCACATCTCCGGAAAAGATAAGCTGTCTTGATCAAACATGGATGGCTGAAACACGACACGCTACTTGTCTTGGGCGCCTCTCATCACATATATAGTTGGTTACTACCAACTATTTTTCGTATTTATGAAGACATATATTATGCATTATAAAATCCCTCTTGTCATATGTATTGAATGCCGGTCACCCAAGGCATGAGAGTACTCAATTTAGGGGTAAAAGCATTTCGACTTTTTTTAAACGAAttatcaagaagaaaaagatggagaaaagggcaaaggtaaatttttttatacgAACCTTTGTTCTTATTATGTCGTCATAGGTTCTAACTTCTAGGTATTTTATTAATGCTACTCTATTTATCGAACCTTTGTTCCTCTAACCAGCCGTATTTTGAGCAGGGTTAGTTtgtttgttctcattttttctctttcgaTTTCGTGGcttattcttttctctctctttttccaacTATTCTTCTCATCTTAAAATGGTGAAcatggaagaaaagaaatctCAAACATTTATCTGACTtcttatatacgtatatgtcgTTATTGGCCACCTAATCCAATAATGCCAAAGAATGTTACAACTGCAGGAAAATCAAATACACACAATAATAAAACAACGGGGATTATTACAATTACACATTCAAACGTCAAAATAGTTAGTTCCCACACGACCCGTCTTGGGAGAACCCATGAGGCGACGTTTCCTTTCCTGGGAAAGTATCTTCGCAAACCTGCAGACGTGAAAAATTTGCATGACTAATTAAATGACATGAACGCTAAATTTCAATATCAAATTAAACTAAGGAAGCCAGCCAACCCTCCCCATGCATAAAACTAGCTAAGAAAACTCCCCAATTAAATGATATATACACCTCACAAGCGCGTCCTTGTTGGTGCCATGGTTCTGGATGGGTTCGAGCCCGCCAGTCTCCAAGTTCACACGTGAAACAGGGCTGTCCAGTAGGGCTTCACCAAGTTGGCGAGGTTTTCCTTGGTTGATATATCAACTGCTGATGCGTCCCCGGTTAAATCACTATCCTGCTACGTAGAAATATCTATACCCATGACTACCCATTGTACTAAAAAGgagaatttcatatttttttataagttttttcttttatgatagAGATACACAGCTCTGTCACCATCACATGGCCATCAACTCCAGTTAAAATATCGGGTAGGCAAAGAAACaagacattttttgtttttgttttagcGGTATTTCAGTAGCTTGAAAATATAATtcggttttcttttctttttttttttttgaaattaattttcacTCTATTATcttaaaatcaattttcatcAAGTTTGACATAGTAAGATCTGGCATTTACCCGTTTTCCCTTACAGTGCAGCTCAATGCATTTCATATAtactaaaaacatgaaaatgttaATATACAATGAGAATTTCCAAGGATATTATTTACTTTTTATGCTTAATTAATATAACTGCAACGTAAATATTTAAAGTTCTCTGAAAACTAAAACGAAGAAAAATTGAGGaattgaaaaataagtcagaatttaaacaatgttttttgaaattggTACTTGTAATTAATCTTAATGTTACAATGAAAAACCTGTGAGAAATAAATTAGAAAGCAGGCGAATACCGACTCCAACGAAAAGGTATATCCACAGCATAATTTGTAAAGTCGAAGGTTAAAAGGCCCTTTTTTCATGCATTGAATTTTGGTCCCTTCATATCTGGCTAGCCCAGACTCGTTCCATACTTCCATTTATTTCCTTCCCCATTTGAGAGTGACTCTTGACCCACCAAAAACGTTACGAAGGCGATGAGATCACCATGAAAAGGTTCGGACAACTGCCCTcgtaaaattttattatttctttcttcactgtgaagaagaaatcagtgtatatatatatatatatatatatataagacgaAGGCCTTTTTGGAACCATGTGAATGGATGAGGTTCATTTTGTTGAAAGccatttgttttttgttatcatAAATAAATACCTGGATGCGCAAATAGTTTTTCTCTGAGCCAAGTGCTTGAAAGACGACGGAGAGATGGAAATCAACCATGTCCGCACTTGACTGGCTGAAAGTGTCGATCAAGGGGCTGCCCCCACCATTCAACAACCATCCTATTACTCCCCATTTTGCAGCCAATCCTGCAGTATATTTGTGCTCAGCTTTGGCCGATCCTGTCCCGATGGAGATGACTAAAAGCCTTCCATGGTCTGTGGGTTTAACGCCGAAAAAATCTGAATTTCGTCGCATCATTTCCGCAAGAACTTCACTCACCGCCACCAACgtctatatatatgttcaaACAAAGAAGAACATAGGTAAATTAATGGCAAATGATGCAAATGCATGAGGGATGAACTCTCATTACAAGTTACATGCACATACAGTCAGGTTCAAACTCAGAGATATATTAAAGAATCTGTAAATTTGCTAAAAAGGCCGCCCAATGGCAATATGCAAGTCAGATTACAGAGAGattaactttttgttttattaattttaactCAAAAGAACAGTAAAAATGGCTGCGGGTAAGGGCCGGATCCGTTAATACGGCAATGGCATGGTGAACCGCGTGTTGCTTACCGGATTATTAGCAGCGACGCCTCCATCGACAAGGTTGAAGCTCCTAAGCTTCTCCCCGTGTTGGTTCTTTGTTTCAAAGTAGTGGGCTGGGAGGTACGTGGGGGCTGCAGATGTGCTGATGCATATATCAGAGAGCAATGCGTCTTTGCTAGGGTTCCTTCTCAGCTGAGCAAAGACAATATTGGCGATAAGCACACCAATTCAATTAATCCTTCAATTCTCAACATATAAAGTTCTATCTATATAACCATGCATGGATGTGGTGATCGTATTAATGGCGCTAACCTGAAAAGAGGAGAAGACGACGGGCTGAAGAAGTTTGATGTCGAAGGTGGGAATGACCACATTGGTTAGCGTCTGGTGTAATTTTGTGTCCCCAAGCTTGTCCCACACGAGCTTGTGCAGATATTCACCGTCATATCTTGGTCCAGTCGCTGCAGCTACCAACTTCTTGATGCGATTAATCCATGGGAGACTGCACCCGCTCATCAAGACGCCAATGCAACAGAAACGAGTTCAATTAGATGACAGTGCTCCAGTTGGCATGAAGCTTTCCAATTCTACTGTTATTGTTACCAAGTAATTGACATTTGAACATAAGCACCTAGCTTAAAGAGAATGATTTCAATACATATAGAGTCaggatattttaaaaattatttaaacagaaatgttatttttaacattttcatttttaattttttttttttttgtcattacaaaaggttttttttttaattaaccagaagtatttttatcattaatcATTCTGAGGTGTACATAACCCTCTTCTTAGTTTAAAGGGAAAGGCCACCAAACTATTCATTTGCTTGTAATATCTCAATTCATATAGCAATATTGACAAGCGTGCACGACCATTGATGTAGTCCCTGTTGTCACACAAAGGGTGATCGATCAGGTGGGTCGAACGCTAGGTCGGGAATACTTTGTTGACTTAAAATATTGAAGAGAACGATCTATCTGTAGAGGAAAAACTTACCTGGATTGTGGGAATATTCTGGGGCAGTTATCGAGGTAGAAGGGTACGATATCCTTGGCTGCATAAAGCGGCCGGTTGGCCGCACCAGGCGCAGTAAGCATGGAGGCCACCAGACCTCCCGTGCTTGTCCCAGCTATGACGTCGAAATAATCTGCAATTCTTGCGTTTTCCCCATCCAGTTCCTGCTCAtgagaaacaaaattaaattttcagtCTCCAACTGATACACACATTGTTAGGAATTGGGACTGAACTACACCTCGCTTGCGATGCATGTCCATGGAAAACTGTATGATGATTTGCAGTGGATAGGTGATATTAGTTTGATGTAGGCAATTGGTACCTGGAGTTGTGCTTCAAGGAAGCTAAGGATGGTAGCCGGGATGATGCCTCTGATGCCACCCCCATCAATGGCCAGAATGGTGATGAGGTTACCGTCGGTTGGTGGCTGCAGCGCCTGCACTTGCATTGTTAATGCTACCATTGATGAGGGGGAGAgggaatatgtgtgtgtgtgtgtgtgttactaGAACTTCAAAGGAACAGTATGAAATTAAGCAAGCTCGTTGTGCAGAGCCCGGGAGGAAGAAGCTCTGGAGTTGGTAATAAAGGGTGGGAGGGACGATCAGGGGTATTGTGTTGAGGAATGGTGAGCCTACGCTTAGAATTTATAGCTATAACGACAATATGGGAACCTCCTTTCCcctcaatgaaatgaaaaatatggcATCTACGATGACTCAGTCGGACAGTCGCTACACAAGTTCACGCGTTTGAAATGCTCGGTCAAGTGATGAAGCGTACACATCAGAGCTGAAGTTCCACGATGCTACAGTGTTTAAAGGATCTATCTCTTCCTAATTGGAAACTTTCAAGCACTCATTTCTTTAAAGCCACTTTTTGATAACcactttttattattattctttattTACTTTAAAGAGCATTTTGATCATCATACATCCTATGCACAATTTTCTATTCACGAACCTGGACCGATCCCGTGTACGGAAGCCTGGAGCCCAGGTTCCAGACCAAGTCTGTTGACCGGTTGTTTGACTTGGTTACAGCGCCCGTTGAACGAGGGTGGACTCTATCCAACCCCATACGtcaacctcctcctcctccacctgtTCACTCCGTCCAAGCCAATTAAGTCTAACTTACAGCTGCCCCTCTTAATTAGAGGTACGCAGTCTCTGTGATTCACATGACACTTTATTGACTTATTGGCATCTTTATATATGTAACTGTGGAATAAATACAAATGGcaatagaaaaaatttaaaaaaaaattgcgtgTAAGAAACCACTAGTGGAACTAGTCCACGATCAATTATTTATCTTCAATAAACgtatataaagtcaaaattgaTACTGTTGATTTGATCTTAAGCATCCATTACTGACATGCTCAGCTTATCCCCACCTTCACCAGAATGGTGCTGCGGACATGGTGTCGACCATCAGACCAGACTAACAAACCTAGTGCGTATCCATCTTTAGCTCCTCTCTGCACTTGTGCAGCAACCTGAAACTTCCTTTCTTCGCCGATTGCCCCCAACTCCAAACTTTTTGGCTCTACAGATACGAAAATTCCGGGAGATGATCGGACTCGAACGGTGCAAGTGGCCGGAGCGCCGCCCACATTCTTAACTGTTCGTGAGATGGTATCTGAGCCAGTGAGGTTGATGAAAGTAATTGAAGGCTAATTCAAGTCCCCAACCTTGGGCGTCTCGGAGGGACAGTTGTATGTCTTGTTGGTGATGTGAGCAACAAAATCTGTCATAATCGATGGCACACAAGAATCTAAGATAATCCTTAATGCCGATGTCGTAAACCAAGCCTGGATCTGTGACCCTGTTTGCATGAACACGTCCTGCTCCATAGCCAAATGGCGTTGCCTTTACCAGAGAGGCGTTGAGCATCGATTCCTTCTTGTTGTCAGCTTGCATCGCTTCAAAAAAAAGTAAGCAAATACATATTATAATTGATATCAGAAGAATAGTGTTTAGGTTTTAATAAACTAGAAAAGTTACAAAATCGATCAGTAACAGTACAATATCTCAACTGTAATCTCACTGGCGACTATATTTCCAGAAGGCATGATTAAAGACAGAATGCAACTTGGGGTAGTACCCTTACTAATTGCTGGCTTAATAGCTGCTGGATGAGCTCTTTTGAATAAGCCCACCATGCCAGAGACATGGGGGCTTGCCATTGATGTTCCGGAATCAAAATTATAAGGCACATAGCGCTTGTCGTAAGGAACACCTGTGGGTGATGTTGCTTCACTATATGCAGCAAGGCCATTCACTCCCGGCGCCGTAATATCACGCTGTCACATGAAAACGAAAGACATGATCACGAGTCTTAATCTTAGTCTACTTCACATAAAAATGTCACAGAACCTTGACATCTATATATGATCTTGTTTTCTActgtaaaatcaaatttttattggAGTTCCCTACAAAGTTGTGGCATCCAAATTGATTTGCATGAGTTTATATATAACTTGGTTCAAATAAAAACTTGTGCAGGCTGAGAAGTCGTCCTTGCAATAGGCATAGGCAATGACTTGCACAAAGATAGGCAAGCAGTGTGCCGTGtcattgtttatttttgttttttttattagattgTCTCTTGAGATCTCGGAAACCACATCCAATACACCAGAAATCTCTGACCTGTGGAAGCAAAGTTGGTGCTGCTGCAGAATTACATTCCGAAAAGTTGGATGATGATTCATTTTCCTTCCATATCCATTTTTGCCTGGGTTGAACTTAATTTTGTTGCAAGGAATTTGATCTGACTTAGTGGTTGCAAAATTTATGCtctaatttttttagaaaaatacatttatatGCAGAAACTAGATTGCTTGCAGCAACAAGAATCTTAATGTCTTCCAAATCAAGTTTCTCGCTTACCTGAACTGAGTTAGGCTTTTAGGCATGATGTGAGTTCTACTAATGTATGCATTGGACAGCTTAAGTCAGAATCGTTCAGGCCTCTTTGATCGTCTTCCAAATCTGTTTAGGCTCAGCTGCCATGTAACCTTAGTCTAGTTAGTTTAGAAAGTAAAGATTTTAAAGTAGGATTACCAAAGCACTATGGAGTTGGAGCACAAATTAAACATACGTGACAAGCTAGTCCTTCAAAGCAACGATAGTTTAGGAAttatttaattttcaatttttgtgatTAAGTTAGTAGCATTACTCCTGAATATTATTTTGTGAATTCTTCGATTTGTTTCCATTTATGGTAATAGAAGTGCATCTTTTGATCTTTATTTCTTAATATTTATCTATTCCCTATGTTCAATCAGGATTTGCTACATAGTGGATTCTGGTTATAAATTTAAAGTATGGTGCACGGTTTTCATTGTCTTTTAtcgaaaatatcattttaaagaattttaagATTGAAATGGCATGAATTTTTTGTCCCAAAAAGTAATTTCTACTGCATGTTAGGTATGGTTTGCTACATTATTTAGTGATCAAGAttgtttagttttatttttcttttagaattttgaaTCTTTTTCATTAATCTTGGACATTGGTAGAAAGGTTCGTTTTTTTGCTTGCCTTATATTTAATttgattcttcattttttatgtgaGATTTTATTTCTCTGATAATCAAGGGATTCAAAGGGTCCGACATACACTATATTACTTTATAAATAAGGTTGCGGGTGGCATTTGGGTTTTTGTCTGTTGCAGTTTTAGGGTGGGCTTCCCTTAGCCCTATGGGAGAGAGTACTCCTTATAGGGAATTAGGGCATTGCATGCATGTCTAAAATGTTTCTGT
Proteins encoded in this region:
- the LOC116250779 gene encoding patatin-like protein 2 encodes the protein MAATAPVQPIQPPAYGKLITILSIDGGGVRGIIPGAILRFLESELQKLDGENARIADYFDVITGTSTGGLVTAMLTAPGADNRPLYAAKDIIPFYLENCPKIFPQSSDPLSVIQKPVAGLTGPKYDGKYLHKLVKDKLGDTKLHQTLTNVVIPTFDIKYLQPVIFSSYKLKRDPTKDALLSDICISTSAAPTFLPAHHFETKNEKGETIRSFDLIDGGVCANNPTLVAVSEVSSEMVQQNPDFFAVKPTDYGRFLVISIGTGSAKDEHRYNAESAAKWGMLGWLVNGGSSPLIDTFTQSSGDMVDFHLSVVFQATGSEKNYLRIQHDRLTWDESSVDKSTKENLANLVKAGEALLNKPVSRVNLETGGFEPAQDEGTNKDALVRFANKLSQERKRRLTGSA
- the LOC116250337 gene encoding subtilisin-like protease SBT5.3, whose translation is MAAKDLEGPLNKTISKTMAVAPSILKARPPGSLPSCLHHHSSTPLYSHCRRRDITAPGVNGLAAYSEATSPTGVPYDKRYVPYNFDSGTSMASPHVSGMVGLFKRAHPAAIKPAISKAMQADNKKESMLNASLVKATPFGYGAGRVHANRVTDPGLVYDIGIKDYLRFLCAIDYDRFCCSHHQQDIQLSLRDAQDTISRTVKNVGGAPATCTVRVRSSPGIFVSVEPKSLELGAIGEERKFQVAAQVQRGAKDGYALGLLVWSDGRHHVRSTILVKVGIS